A stretch of the Uranotaenia lowii strain MFRU-FL chromosome 3, ASM2978415v1, whole genome shotgun sequence genome encodes the following:
- the LOC129752312 gene encoding probable serine/threonine-protein kinase DDB_G0280133 has product MLNHLKSRSTIATSKPNYQENRPPNIANQLIETATIQQQPQLSSPSATQLQHNHQPSTNSIHQNQQSSTEKQKNNIMLSPAEHQQPNHASSSSATHQQPNHQSSPENHKQNQQPSSNTANKPNHQSTLAKQQQPNHPPSTDIQQQQHNDPVSSDQHQQPYQPNPSIHQKHNDPVSSDQHQQSYQPNPSIHQQHSHQLTPVSQERQNQQTPSINQQQSSINIEPASVNTTSTITQPTQSGTSIDFSYRTLSYIPSLTAKIIRDLKKEFLNVKFAQKTINNVGKLFPIVKDPILPAQQSKIIYSIPCCDCEKVYIGMSTNTLTKRMYGHKSDVNRYEKVLTTGVTNTAEIKKKLGDTTAMTDHVINTQHRFDHNRAKIIDRAQYTSTLRILEMCHITNTTNTVNYRTDTASLSATYTGILQSVKPKQPSINSNSINNNQNSHITTIPIPLTNSESSTSNNTHTFHITQYP; this is encoded by the coding sequence ATGCTTAATCATCTAAAATCACGCTCAACCATAGCCACATCAAAACCAAACTATCAAGAAAACAGACCACCGAACATCGCAAACCAACTAATCGAAACAGCAACCATCCAACAACAACCCCAACTATCATCACCATCAGCCACCCAACTGCAGCATAACCACCAACCATCAACAAATTCCATACACCAAAACCAACAATCATCAACCGAGAAACAGAAGAACAATATCATGTTATCACCAGCCGAACATCAACAACCGAACCacgcatcatcatcatcagccacCCATCAACAACCGAACCACCAATCATCGCCAGAAAATCATAAACAGAACCAACAACCATCATCCAATACAGCAAACAAGCCGAACCATCAATCAACACtagcaaaacaacaacaaccgaaCCACCCACCATCAACCGACATCCAACAACAGCAGCATAATGACCCAGTTTCATCCGACCAACATCAGCAACCATATCAACCAAATCCATCCATACATCAGAAGCATAACGACCCAGTTTCATCCGACCAACATCAGCAATCATACCAACCAAATCCATCCATACACCAGCAGCATAGTCACCAATTAACACCAGTCAGCCAAGAACGACAGAATCAGCAAACACCGTCTATCAACCAGCAACAATCCAGCATAAACATCGAACCGGCATCCGTAAACACAACATCCACAATCACTCAGCCAACACAATCCGGAACATCCATCGATTTCAGCTACCGCACTTTATCATACATACCATCGCTCACAGCCAAAATAATCAGAGAcctgaaaaaagaatttttaaatgttaaattcgCCCAAAAAACGATCAACAACGTCGGAAAACTCTTTCCGATCGTCAAAGATCCCATATTGCCGGCTCAGCAGTCAAAGATCATCTACAGCATTCCATGTTGTGACTGCGAGAAGGTGTACATCGGAATGAGCACCAATACACTCACAAAGAGGATGTACGGTCACAAATCAGATGTCAACCGATATGAAAAAGTATTGACAACCGGAGTTACCAACACAGCGGAAATCAAGAAGAAGCTCGGAGATACTACAGCTATGACTGATCACGTTATCAACACGCAACATCGATTCGACCACAACAGAGCCAAAATCATAGACAGAGCGCAATACACATCAACATTGCGGATATTGGAGATGTGTCATATCACCAATACCACAAATACCGTAAACTATAGGACCGATACAGCTAGCTTAAGTGCAACATACACAGGCATACTACAATCCGTAAAACCCAAACAACCATCCATCAATAGCAATAGTATAAATAATAACCAAAACTCACACATCACAACGATTCCAATCCCACTTACCAACTCAGAAAGCTCAACCTCCAACAATACCCACACATTCCACATAACACAATATCCATAA
- the LOC129755699 gene encoding nucleoporin seh1, translating to MFENQAIHTEHKDVIHDVAYDYYGQRMATCSSDQYVKVWDQNENGIWSVTASWKAHSGSVWRLSWAHPEFGQVLATCSFDRTVSVWEETVGEKSSPTMSPVKRWVRRTNLVDSRTSITDVKFSPKSQGLVLATCSADGIIRIYEAPDIMNMSQWTLSHEISAKIPLSCLSWNQSMFRLHAPMIAAGSDDSSQSSGGKVFIFEYSENSRRWAKTETINSITDPVHDIAFAPNVGRSYHILAVASKDVQIFNLKPNLEPSSNSRLDIQPVAQFGDHYCTVWRVTWNITGTMLASTGDDGCVRMWKMNYLKNWRCAAVLKAENTQPVQEHSNAPSINLSSIVNAATAKYYKRGTISHPNQVPRH from the exons ATGTTTGAAAACCAAGCCATTCACACCGAGCACAAGGATGTCATCCACGATGTGGCCTACGATTACTACGGGCAGCGGATGGCCACTTGCTCCAGCGACCAATACGTTAAG GTTTGGGATCAAAACGAAAATGGAATATGGAGTGTAACAGCCAGTTGGAAGGCTCACTCGGGATCGGTATGGCGCCTTTCTTGGGCACATCCGGAATTCGGGCAGGTCTTAGCTACGTGTTCTTTCGATCGGACTGTGTCCGTTTGGGAGGAAACTGTCGGCGAGAAGAGTTCGCCTACGATGTCTCCGGTGAAGAGATGGGTTCGCCGGACGAATTTGGTCGATTCAAGAACCAGCATCACGGATGTGAAGTTTTCCCCCAAGTCGCAGGGACTGGTATTGGCCACATGTTCGGCCGATGGTATCATCAGGATTTATGAAGCGCCCGATATAATGAACATGTCCCAGTGGACGCTTTCTCATGAGATTTCGGCAAAAATACCGCTCAGTTGTCTGTCCTGGAATCAGTCAATGTTTCGTTTACATGCCCCAATGATTGCGGCCGGAAGTGATGATTCTTCGCAAAGCTCTGGTGGCaaggttttcatttttgagtATAGCGAAAACTCTCGAAGGTGGGCTAAAACGGAAACGATCAATAGCATCACCGATCCAGTACACGATATTGCATTTGCACCGAATGTCGGACGTAGCTATCACATTCTGGCTGTGGCTAGCAAAGATGTTCAAATCTTCAATCTTAAGCCTAATTT ggAACCATCATCAAACTCTCGCTTGGACATTCAACCAGTAGCACAGTTTGGCGACCATTATTGCACAGTTTGGCGCGTCACCTGGAACATAACAGGAACTATGCTAGCTTCAACCGGAGACGATGGATGCGTACGAATGTGGAAAA TGAACTACTTAAAAAACTGGCGCTGTGCGGCCGTGCTGAAGGCGGAAAATACACAACCGGTGCAGGAACATTCCAACGCACCGTCGATCAATTTGTCCAGCATCGTCAACGCCGCCACAGCCAAATACTACAAACGAGGCACCATCAGTCACCCGAATCAGGTTCCCAGGCATTGA